The DNA segment CTAGAATCTGCTCCCGGGCGTTTTGCACCCTGCAGGGCAGCCATAAGTTTGTCGGCCAATGTTCCTTCGGTTTCAAGAAAAGCGGTCTCCATATCGGTCACCACTTCTTCAGAAATTAGAATATTTCCTTGTATGGAGTAATTTGGTCCCGTAATGTGAAGAAATTCTTCAAAACAGTCTTCGCCAGTAAAAGCCGCACTTCTTGGGTTGTTGTTATTTAAATCTACCACTCCATATTGCCGCTGTGAAGGGTTTCCTTGCGCATCATTTGCAATAAGCCAATCAATAATTTCTTGAGGCGAATCCCCAGCTTCCATGCGAATACGAGCATTATTTTGGTTGGCTGGTAAATAAAAAGATTGCGTGTGGATAGCTCCAACTCCCAAAACGATATCACTAATGGCAAGTGCGCCATCTTCAGCTGAGATACAAGTTGCTCCGGCACTACCAATTTCACCTGTATTTGGGTCTACGGCTACTATAGAAAAGGTATGTTGCGAAAAAACAGAAATAGATACAAAGAACATAAATAGGAAATAGAGATGCTTCATAATAAAAGGTTTGTTTTAGTAATAATATATAAGTACTTAGTTTAAAGATACTATTTCTTCCACTTAATATTACAACCCATACTTGGTTTTTGGTCTTTTCGTTGTGGGTTGTTGTTTAGTACATTATCTAGTGCTTCTCGAAGATCGCGACCATTTACCGGAATGCCATTACCGGGGCGCGAATTATCAAGCTGTCCTCGGTAAATGAGTTTCAAATTATCATCAAATACATAAAAATCTGGCGTACAGGCAGCATCATATGCTTTAGCAACTTCCTGCGTTTCATCATATAGATAGGGAAAAGGGTAGTTATGTTTTCGAGCAGTTTTCCACATTTCTTTTGGCGAATCTTGTGGATAGTTCTCCACATCATTACTGCTTATAGCCACAAATCCAAAACCAGTTACACGATAGTCATTGGATAGCCGAACAATTTCTTCATTTACATGCTTAACAAAAGGGCAGTGGTTACAGATAAACATAATCACCGTACCTTTTTCACCTTGAATTTGTTGTAACGTAACAGGGTTCATAGTAACGGTGTCCAATAGTGTAAAATCAGATGCTTTTGTGCCCAGAGGCATCATGTTAGAAGGTGTAAGAGACATAACTTTTTCTTTTCTAAATTAGTGCGATTATTTTTACTAAAGTTACAATTATTAAACATTTTATAAAGTTTTGCTAGTGTCTTTTAATGACTGTAACTTTATACAAAAGCAAAAAACATGGAAAATTCGTATAGCTCACTTTCAGTAGCAATTGAAGATTTACAAGATAAAGGATACTCTGAAGACTTTAATTTAGTTGAAGAAGGCATTAAGTCTAAATCTCTTAAAAGAGAATGGAAGGCTGGTGAACTCGATGTTGTTAAGTTTTATCGATTTGAAGGAAT comes from the Marixanthomonas ophiurae genome and includes:
- a CDS encoding DUF1028 domain-containing protein, with protein sequence MKHLYFLFMFFVSISVFSQHTFSIVAVDPNTGEIGSAGATCISAEDGALAISDIVLGVGAIHTQSFYLPANQNNARIRMEAGDSPQEIIDWLIANDAQGNPSQRQYGVVDLNNNNPRSAAFTGEDCFEEFLHITGPNYSIQGNILISEEVVTDMETAFLETEGTLADKLMAALQGAKRPGADSRCLDFGISSASAFLRVANPSDTDSSYGNLSLDLNVWITSEVFEPIDALQDAYDATLSTNNPQSTESNITLFPNPADKTVTLQSTGAMITSYTVADVNGKIVTQREIKSPQNVLYFDVLQYTDGIYFVETFENGTSISVERLVVSKK
- a CDS encoding thioredoxin family protein, whose protein sequence is MSLTPSNMMPLGTKASDFTLLDTVTMNPVTLQQIQGEKGTVIMFICNHCPFVKHVNEEIVRLSNDYRVTGFGFVAISSNDVENYPQDSPKEMWKTARKHNYPFPYLYDETQEVAKAYDAACTPDFYVFDDNLKLIYRGQLDNSRPGNGIPVNGRDLREALDNVLNNNPQRKDQKPSMGCNIKWKK
- a CDS encoding phosphoribosylpyrophosphate synthetase, coding for MENSYSSLSVAIEDLQDKGYSEDFNLVEEGIKSKSLKREWKAGELDVVKFYRFEGMTDPGDNSILYVIETHDNTKGLLVDNYSAKGDYISPEMVKKLNITHEE